In Bombyx mori chromosome 15, ASM3026992v2, the sequence gctcacctactagttacgattacgctggaatagcctctcgaggctaccagcttaggtaggaaaaaaaaagtcttctTACGAACAAAAGTCTTACTTTAttcacagcagaaatgggcAGTAGATTACAACACCCATTCACGTGGGCGTAAAATTGACTCTACCAACCAGTAATAATATGATAGGACTTGTAGTTCGAATGGAGGAGACCAGAATGCCAAGTCAACTATTATATGGTAAGCCAGAGGACCGCAGAAGTCGTGGGAGGCCCAAAGTCCGATGGTTAGATGGCGtagagcacgacctcaaagctatcggtgtcaggaactggaaggagaaagccctgaacatagcagtctggagagacacgACGGACCAGGCtcaggcccaccctgggctgtaaggtctaagatgatgatgaaccagtaataatgcaaattttgtaattttggcgcgggtttttttttattgcttagattggtggacgagctcacagcccacctggtgttaagtggttactggagcccatagacatctacaacgtaaatgcgccacacaccttgtcATATAGTTCTAAGGTTCCTTTAggttaagaccttagaactatatctcaagggctccagtaaccacttaacaacaggtgggctgtgagctcgtccacacatctaagcaataaaaaaaaaaaaaggtctcaagtatagttacagcggctgccccacccttcaaatcgaaacgcattactgcttcacggcagaaataggcagggtggtggtacctacccgagcggactcacaagaggccctaccacctcCTAGTAGGTAGTAAACTACACCTAGTAGTTTATTGCCCGAAGTTAACACTTCACGAAGACATGTttggtatttctttttttttttttttttattgcctttgtaggcagacgggcatacggcccacctgatggtgagtggttaccgtcgcccatggacttcagcaatgccaggggcagagccaagccgctgcctaccgcttaatactctccacaagcctcgtttgaagaaggacatgtcatagcgctcgggaaacaccgaggaggggagctcattccatagccggatggtacgtggcaaaaaagatctctggaaacgcactgtggatgaccgcagtggctccaggtagtatggatgaactctactccggtggcgggcggtgcgatggtaaaaacgagatgctggtatcatctcgaacaattcctcagagcactccccatggaacatacggtataaaatacagagggaaccgaagtccctccgcagacccagaggctccaaacgatccgagagaatgggattatcgacaatccgaacggccctcctctgtatggagtcaaatggaagaagctggtatttgggagccccggcccagagatgggagcagtactccatgcgaggccggacttgtgctttataaagcaaaagtccaggcgtgaagtaccgcttcgctctgttgaggactcccagcattttggacgccaacttggctttgccttccaaatgactccgaaactggacatcgctcgaaacgtcgaccccaagtatcccgatactctcggaaggttgcagggatactccttggaattgcggcgccatgacaaaggggtcctacttcgcagtgaacgcgcaaacttgtgtctttatcgggttgaattgaaccaagttcaattcaccccattcggagactcgccccagagagttctccacttcagacacaagttttgatcgtctctcttgcaccacgctccgagagagactctgatggccgatatatcgcgcatcccccgtgctatcatctgcatagcaatgcatgccatcaatagacagcatgtcattgatatacaggatgaaaagcgtgttTCTTTAAAAACAATTGCCATCTGCTTGTCGGAATAGAGCCTCGGCTTAATTGTAATAGCAGTTACAACCTTTTTAACATTTAACTAGATTATTGAATTCAAAATCAGAATAAAAAATTGGTgggaaatttattaaaaaaaatagtgtcCTATAAAATTTTATGCTGACACAATTCGAAGTAGATGTTTCATCCAATCATTACTTCCATCCTGTGCTATTAAGTTACCCATTACACGGTCAATTAACGGCTGCAGTTACGACCTATTACGACGTATATGTTATTACCTCATGCCTGTAAACTTGACCATAGATTTATGTGCAATTGTGGCTGACCGCAACATCAGTAGGTGCAACCAAATGATCTTTAATTATATGTTTCTTATATCTATTGAAATTATGACTTTAGTTAAATTGCTGTAAAATCAATACTAAATATCCTTCCAAGTagctattttcaataaaatacataaaaacatatCTGCGctgaaacttaaattaaataattatagtatAAGTGTACTAAGCTCATTCTAACTTCattaataagcaataaaaatatttatttataaaagggAATTTTCCGTGTGTCAATTTCAATTGCCCAATCCTGTCAACCGATAAAGGtatattaaattaagtaaaaaagaTAATTACTACATATTATAGGCAGTAACCGGTgaacaaaataacaaacaaaattatcaaCAAAATTAAGACTGTTTTACGACTTTATTACTTTACGAATgtcgtgatcacgaaaactgtaacaaAGCATTCGAAacgtcataaataatataataacaacaaaaacgcgagattaaaccgtaaaaataattatgaattatgtTCACGAATCACGAAAGCCGAAGAATATATACTACATATAATTAATCACAAAATTTATCTATGAAGAAACAAACGGATTGCTTAATTCTAACTTATTACTGCAGTCCGAATGTGCTTGGATCTTATCAGGCGATTTAATACGCAATTTAAAACCAAGGTCGAGTATATTGCAACAAGTCACCCTTTTATCTACACCTTGCGTCATACGATATTAAAAAGTGCAAGAGTTTCTTTAGCTTCAATTAGCCGCCGCCCAAGATTGTTTAGTTAACGAACAAATATCTATTTCCAGTATCACGATTACCGTTTATTTCTGTCGCCAAGCAGAAAAGCGTTCTGGCTTGAATGGTGGGAAAATTTCTTccccacctatgctgataggcttgagaggctatttcagcttctactcgtcgtcgtcgtggcctaaaggataagacgtccggtgcattcgtatctagcgatgcaccggtgttcgaatctcgcaggcgggtaccaatttttctaatgaaatacgtacttaacaaaatgttcacgattgacttccacggtgaaggaataacatcgtgtaataaaaatcaaaacccgcaaaattataatttgcgtaattactggtggtaggacctcttgtgagtccgcacgggtaggtaccaccgccccgcctatttctgccgtgaagcaataatgcgtttcggtttgaagggtggggcagccgttgtaactatactgagatcttagaacttatatctcaaggtgtgtggcgcatttacgctgtagatgtctatgggctccagtaaccgcttaacaccaggtgggctgtgagctcgttcacacatctaagcaataaaaaaaaaaaaaacgtgtaggtgagctcacgggactctaaccgggagtgtcgctaacactggcGATGCCATCGACCGTTTCTAATTGTAAATCAaagacacaaaaataaaattcttaataaTCGATTCAGCATCTATGGGAATTTAGTGACGACCGCATATACAGAAGAactgttacaattttttttatcttttctcCGTGCCTAGGTAAAGTAGACAATATCTTGCGTCTACGATTCGTATTAGTAGTGAATGCGGGCGAGCGAGCAGCGTTTATTTCTAGAACATTGGGTTTTAAAGATTCATTCTTAGAAATGAAATTCTCATAGTGCAATATTCGCTCACTTGGAATTTAATTTAGGATTGTTACTGCGGCAGTCTTATAGCGGCCGTATTATGAAAAAATCattatgttatgttttttttttatgaaaagcaACATATGcaacgtaataaaaatttatgttagtttttgttacgTTGCATATGTTGTTTTTAAGTCTACGAAATTTGATATTGGTGATTTGATTCACAAGGATAGCATTACAGAAAcacaaataacaataacaaaaactaacatAAGTTTTTGTTACGTTGCTTATGTTGCTTTTAAGTCTACGAAATTTGATATTGGTGATTTGATTCTCAAGGATAGCATTACAGAAACACCtacaaataacaataacaaaaactaacatAAGTTTTTGTTACGTTGCATATGTTGCTTTTAAGTCTACGAAATTTAATTTTGGTGATTTGATTCACAAGGATAGCACTACAGAAACAGTTACAAATAaccaaatgtaataaaataaataaaaaacacacttaaatAGCAAGatgatttgaaaattaaaataatatgttttttatatctAGTTAAATCGATCagacatatttaatttattcaatgatTTCAGTACATTAATAGATACAGGCcgagttaataaaataaatgtgagtTAAAAACATTAGATTACGCTGACGAACTTCAGACCAGATGGTAAGTAGTAACCgtagctcatggacgtcagctattccaggggcacagccaagcatGGGACTGCCTACTAAAATGCTGACACTTAATTCAAAATGCGTGACGTAATTGCcacgttataaaaaaatattaagcttCATCAATCATTGCTGCGTATTATATTTAGTCATGCTCGGATACCCGAGAAATTTTCATCGATACGACAGccttacttaataaataaaggCATAACATCAATCACGCCGCGATCAATAATATCGTTAACCAAAACTATCTTTATGTACAGAGTTTGGGTAACTTCCTATTCGAAGACAGCAATGTAAATACGGGCATTCCTCTCGTCGCAAACGTCACAACTAGAGTTATGACGCGTATGTATCGGGAAACTCGAAACATAAAATTGATGTTACAGATTGTTATCGATTCTCACGTTCACACCGCTTCATTCGTCAAACGGTATGCGACTGGTGCGAAAAATATCTGGTGTTTAAGGTTTGGATGTTCGTGTGATTCTCTTTGCGGGTTTAACTATAGGAGAAGACCAATGTTCGGGTTTTTGAGCGTTGAACGTTCATTGATTTACTTTTCTTCGAGCGTTATGTAGAAGTATTGTCTGGCCGCTAAAAGAATATCTTCGATCGAACGATATAGTTTCAGATGGCATtgagttttaaatgaaacaaatttgttattaatttgcCTCAATGATACTTTTACTTCACTTTTTATgtgtaaatattgtaattttgcgTTAAATATGTTTGGGGATCGGTTGCATTCTCTCGACAGCCGGACAATAAAAGTTTGTGCGTCAAGACTaacacatatgtatatgtatataatcataTGTACTTCCCTATACTGGAGGGGCGGTACGACCAATTCCTGTACGAATTTCCGACTGTGAAAACATCCTATTATACTGACCGAGTTGGTTTCCAGAAGTCTTATCCAAATTTTTGGTCACACGAGTGTACCGTGCGACGTGAATGAATGAATAGCCGGTACTATGTGTACACGGTTAGATAAGATAATCGTTGAAAAAAGAATCGAAGTAAACATTTCATCAGTTTAGCTTTGTTTGGGGAAAAAACTTTCGACATCTGTTGAACAATTTCTTTCATCATCATAGTTATCGTTAGCCGATAACGATCATTATTGCCATATCTCAAATACCGTTCGTTGCACGCTATgacgtaaatataaaaatagaaaattatttccggaatataacaaattgttatatattttttcctacctaagcttgagaggctatttcagcgtaaccttaactagtaggtgagctaacggggctcaaacctgacgacgttgctaacacgaaccctagcaagggtcgtgcttcgcagatctaccaccggatcggaaacgcgacctactgagaaaattcggcgagaaagtcagtgagCTGactctgagggttaatttactcgtcgagcccttcgtcacaagcgacaggttcgacgagaacgatgaccggtgcttgtggtacctaaaagcaccgttagtggatcgggaggatccgaaacgaCGTGTTTTAGGCTTATATTTACAATGAGATCTTATAGGCTCCTAATAATAGATGGTCCTATAATCCTAATTTTATTAACACACCACCCATAATACTTGGATACCAAGTACCGTCACGCTCATCACAGTTTCCAGAGATCCTTTTTGTCAGATACCATCCGGCTCTGGAGGAAATTTCTCTTGTTGATACTTTCTGAATTTAACACATCCTTCGTCAAACGAGTTTTGAAAATCAGCACCTTCAAGTGAGCTGTATGGTGCTATatcaaatctatatttttaccTAAAATACCACAACAATGTTTATTACACAGTATTTAATTTTGGGTAGTCCTTTTCTatcatggcgtcgcatcgcgagtgCATCGGTATCGCAAGATTCGACTGATGCGTGACCACGACCACTTTGTCAAGGGTGtacgactaggaagaagaagaagaataagtcGTTTTCTTCAAGAACTCACAaaagataatatatttaatttccaTTCACGTAATTTAATTTGTTGAATTTGAATGCTAACCAAATAAGTGAAAGGCGTTTTATTGTTTGAAATCAGTAGAAACACCTCTAGAAGTCGAAACAGATTTCCGCATTATCATAAAATCCATAAAAGCCCATTTACAGTTAACTGCTTCGACATTTATGGGGTCATTGAAGGCTTTGACGCCACCTACGAACCACAACGTATCGAaggtaaaaaacatttttggtaAAATCTCATTATTAACTTTGTTTatgatgttttaaaaataattctatttaaatatcCGGACGCCAGTGGtatttagcagatttttttttattgcacttgtaggcagacgagcatacggcccacctgatggtgagtggttaccgtcgcccatgacttcagcaatgccaggagcagagccaagccactgcctaccaatatttatcatcatcatctgtgatatttatcatctgtgatattttaaatttttttaatgcttaattGTCATCTATGGAATATTTAATgcagtgatgtttttttttatctacaatGAGTGACTCTTGGTAGTCAAGCAGGCATGAGTTCCGATTTAAACGGTGGAAGATTTACAAAATACGATTGAAACCAAGGCAGGTTGCAGCATTCCGATTGTAATGGGCAACgataacataatatgtatcgATAAGgttatttaaagttattttactGTTACAGCATTATTGCATGAATTCTCCTTATCTATTACTGACTCTATTTCTAATtctataatttatgtacataatTCTATAGACCAAAACCTACCGGGAGACATTTATCGATGCTGACCTGAAACAAGCAattgatttattaataaaaattaaagggGTAATTTAAATATGACtacaatttaaaatgatttccAGTCTGAAGTAAAGCTATATAGGGCttcataatatatttgtatagaaTGTTGAATGAACTCTTGTGGTTGAAGGAGAGAGAGCCTACAGTTTtcgtttcaatattatttgCTTAGATTAAAGACGGTATAGAAacagagtaaatttgatatCCAACTTCATCTCAGAAATATATTGTAACTCTTTAACTAAAACACTTTATATAACCAGACAAAGTAAGTaatcaaatttcaaaataaactgtGATAATAACCGAGCGTAATCAATTACACAATATGTTACTTAATTACAATATGCaactttttttaacaaaacgcagtatattaattaaaacaatatccCTTAAGTAATTGTACGTAATGGAGTTTCTATGGAGACAGACATTCTTTTGCATTtgtattaatgtaattattagtGTAAGTTCTTGATAATTATGACAAATTCTTAGGGAGAATTAATACGCGGCAAACATCGTAATTAACATCGTAAATCTATTTCTCAAATTTTCAATCTAAATTGACGGaatgtaataaattaacataaattaaataataacttaaatttcCTCTCAGATAAAAAGCGAAACTAGAGGCGGGTCTTCATCATAAGTTTATGATGGCCTTTTGgggatttattgaatttttttaacgttAAGGCATTCTTCaacttttattctattttatttatttatttttgactttATTTATTCTACAGGATGTACTCGTGAATGGTCAAAGTTCTCCAGCAGGTGCCAGCTTCGCACCACCTATTTCAGTGCTCTCTGGAGCGGGGCTACCACCGAGTTTCACACCTCAACAAATTCAAAGCAAAGAATACGCTAAGCCAGTTTCGGATCTCCTCAACACAGTTTTACGTGGAACGGCTTCTAACGGAGTATGTCCCGAATACATGCCGTTCCGGTTAATACCATCgggattacaaaaacaaaaagaaagtgTTGGGCCACTACATCAACCAAATAATCCCTTCTATTTAAACGATCAATATTTTCTCCCTCAAGATGAACGTGTACAATTTAATCACGTTCCACCTTCGAATTCGATCCAACCCTATCCTATTGCATCTTCGTCCGTAGTTGTGCCTTCTCCGTCAATAGCACCATTAACTACTTATACAACTCCATTATTACCCCAGTATCCTATTGCGTCCCAACACCAAGAAACACCAACGACAATGTCATATCCTCCCGGAACTTATTTCAATCCTTCTGATAATCATTTTGTCGATTCCTATACCGGATATACAATGCCTCTTAATTTGCTAAATTTTAGCATTCCCGAAAAAAGTTCGGATCTGTTTTATTTGCCGAAACTATATTTAAAACCTTTAGAATACGTTTCACCTCCCTTATATTCTGAGCCATGTTTTCAACCTCCTAGCGGATTACAAAATGATCCAAACTATATTTATAATACGGGAAATTTTCAGTTGGATCCTCCAAAGGTTCCTGAAACAGTACCGTATGAATATTACCAGCAATCTTATCCTCTacctataaataatttttcaccGGATCCATTCCCTGAATACTATAATTTAGCACCACAAACTTACATTCAATATGAAAAATCTTTTGAAGAACATTATCCAAATTATAAATTGACATCTCTCCCTCCAGTTATTCCTCTACAGCAATTCAATACAAAATGCTTACCGACATCTACTGTGTGTTCAAGTAACACACCTTATCTCACACCGTACGAGAATCTACCGCCGTCTCCTATACATTTGCAAATTACTTTACCTCCTTCACCAGCTCCTGTGATTGCAATATTAGGTCCTAGCCCGACATACCCAGAATCTCCACCCAAGTCTTTTCATCCTCCAAATGGTTATTTCGGGATGCCCTATCCAATTATAATAGACAGTAAGGAGCCAGGCTGGAAGGATTGGTTTCGTGCAATAATCGTGTATATTTTACTCAGTAGAAACTAGTTGTGGAGGAAACTCTTGCGGTTCTTGTTGTGGCTCTGATAATGAATATGTCCCGTTTCCAATACCTATACAAATAACCCAATTATGCTATAAATACGCGTATTTTTAAGTACAATTAACAGAGCATAAGATTTAAGAACACTGAACCAAGTTATTTTTAGGTGgtactaaattatattttagagtgtaaatatttatacctatgtatctatttggtgttaagttgaaataaaaaaaaaattcaatagtaTTTTGTTTCGTGTTTCGATTCTTTTTAGTGGCCATAATTGAAATACGATGTTTTTCATTGAGCTTCTTTACTTTCATGTTATATAAATCAATgcgatataataaaatcttacctaagcagtattaaataaattaatcaatgCATTCTtgctttttcaatttttctgaCGATGAATTGGCCGCAACTACACGGTCCACTcgagtaaatttaaaatgtataatctCAACACTTCCACATATTATGTTACATAATAATGCTATATAAAAGATTGCATTCAAAACACATCtcttatttaatgtttttatcacGTTCAACACGTGAGATAAGACTGTTggtttatcattttttatttcgattatttttgATTAGAAACGTGTACGCCATGTGAGATCGATACTTAATATATAATGAAGTAAATCTCTTAT encodes:
- the LOC105842955 gene encoding uncharacterized protein LOC105842955, producing the protein MEFLWRQTFFCICINVIISDVLVNGQSSPAGASFAPPISVLSGAGLPPSFTPQQIQSKEYAKPVSDLLNTVLRGTASNGVCPEYMPFRLIPSGLQKQKESVGPLHQPNNPFYLNDQYFLPQDERVQFNHVPPSNSIQPYPIASSSVVVPSPSIAPLTTYTTPLLPQYPIASQHQETPTTMSYPPGTYFNPSDNHFVDSYTGYTMPLNLLNFSIPEKSSDLFYLPKLYLKPLEYVSPPLYSEPCFQPPSGLQNDPNYIYNTGNFQLDPPKVPETVPYEYYQQSYPLPINNFSPDPFPEYYNLAPQTYIQYEKSFEEHYPNYKLTSLPPVIPLQQFNTKCLPTSTVCSSNTPYLTPYENLPPSPIHLQITLPPSPAPVIAILGPSPTYPESPPKSFHPPNGYFGMPYPIIIDSKEPGWKDWFRAIIVYILLSRN